A single region of the Triticum dicoccoides isolate Atlit2015 ecotype Zavitan chromosome 2B, WEW_v2.0, whole genome shotgun sequence genome encodes:
- the LOC119368258 gene encoding uncharacterized protein LOC119368258, translated as MARFFGRLWDRAQGKLDVVRICEKVFDELAVLNAEKNAKLLDVKNLHVATLMVYNSINKQLVGPHKDPPCMQVVKEKAEGFRDKGITQQEFRELIMEWVRMDLRLVLANKAAVAVLAAPLLAVTAKNAGRQVPRMRDAVDKVPTPLLFVVFSAGLMLLQDIRAGKQ; from the exons ATGGCGCGCTTCTTCGGCCGCCTGTGGGACAGAGCTCAAG GCAAGCTGGATGTTGTGAGGATATGTGAGAAGGTGTTCGACGAACTGGCCGTCCTCAACGCCGAGAAGAACGCCAAGCTCCTGGACGTCAAAAATCTCCACGTCGCCACCCTCATGGTTTACAA CTCCATCAACAAGCAGCTGGTGGGGCCTCACAAGGACCCTCCATGCATGCAGGTCGTCAAGGAGAAAGCGGAG GGCTTCCGCGACAAGGGGATAACGCAGCAGGAGTTCCGGGAGCTGATCATGGAGTGGGTGAGGATGGACCTCCGCCTCGTCCTCGCCAACAAGGCCGCGGTGGCCGTCCTGGCGGCGCCGCTGCTCGCCGTCACGGCCAAGAACGCCGGCAGGCAGGTGCCGAGGATGAGGGACGCGGTTGACAAGGTGCCCACGCCGCTGCTCTTCGTCGTCTTCTCCGCCGGGCTCATGCTCCTGCAGGACATCCGGGCAGGCAAGCAGTGA